The region tatatgttacTTATTGTTAAAGCTTCAGGGCTCCAAGCCAATTGGTGCCTTACTTGCTACAGACAGGGTAGTAGTCGTAACATTTGAAAGACAGACCAACGCGTTGTtgggttttggtcttttcatgggatttgttggcAATAAGGAATATATATGCCAGCCTCATTCTGAGGACACTGATTGCACATCTAATTAGACAGGAGGCAGATATTTCACTCCTAAATGCCTCATACCAGAGTGGTTGTTTCCATTTGAACTGATGGCCCATCAACTCCTTCAAATCTGTTAAGGCTCTCATCTACTGAGTCTTTATTTCTAAGGCCTAAGAAGGGTGCAGCGCTTTTATCTCTCCAACCGCGAAACCCTCTGACTCCTGCAGCAATTAAGACATAATGATGACAACGTTTCCCAGAGTGAGTTGATTTCTCACAAAGCCCATATCCCAAGTTTCCACATCCCCAATTAACCAGTACAGCCCAAgctgaagaaataaaatgtacccCTGCAGCTCCTGATGCTGcttcagatatatatatatattttagctgTTAACCAGCATATTGCACATAGAAAGAGAGTCTGACAAGTAAGGGAAGCCAGAGGGCAAAGTGAAGGCCGCCTTCTGTGCTCTGGCTGTGCAGATACAAAACCATAACAAAGCCGGTTAGATTTCAGGAGGAGATCCACTGGAACTATTTTTGACACCACAGTATTTGAGAGCCTTACCATTGTGCATCGTCCCCTGGGAGCCTGGATGGGTGAGggatgatctttttttttttttatatataagcATAAGAAAGTGGTACAGGAGTCAAACTGTATATTGGAGACACATCATTCAAGGCGGACAGGACTGGAGACATGTGTCTTAAATAACCGTGACAGATGATCACTGAggatttaatttgaattattaaatTACTGCTGCAGTGTGGATAGGAATGCCCCTCCCAAAGATAAAATACCCAGTATTATGAGTGTGTGACATAACAAAAAAGCTCAGAAGCTCTAGTGTCGCTCCATCACTGTCTCTCActattcttttctctttttcagattgcctttgtttctctttctatGACTGAGAATGCCCACTTCATCACAAGGTCCTAGGTGAGTTTAATAACCTGGGGATGTCTCGATAAGAAATGATTAAGTGTGTGAGGGTAAAGTCATTAGGGCAAATTggaaagtctgcagaaatgaatgCTAATCTCATGCAGCTTCTGCAAGAGTCTGCAGAAATTAATGCTAATCTCATGCAGTTTCTGCAAGAGTCTGCATTATAACACTTTTTCACCTGTAGGTCACTGAAAATACACTTCACATAACAATGAGTTGGCAATAACGtgaatatttttacaaaagatgCATTTTGCCAGTATCATGCTTATTTCTCCATTGCCCTAGATTGTTGCAAGACTAATGTATTAAagttctttcttcctctttaatgtattaaattaatTGAGCAGAACAAGTGCCGGCAAGTCCTTGGCACAGACCACATTAGCCACTGTCAACAAATATCCATCAAAGGGAGCTCACATTGAATCCGAGGCCTCGTTTTGTGGGTGGCAAAGTGGAATCAGACTTTGTTTGAAATTCAGAGGAAGTAGAAAGTATGTCATGTGAGTGTGCTCTCGGACTGATTAAGTGATTGCAATCAAGAGATTTTGAGGTATGATATGTAGATATCTTGAATATGAGATGGGGGATTGATGTGCAGATGATGTGACTAAGGTCGCGACTTGTATGGTTGAGGATGGATTTTGCAACTAAAATATTTCCAAATGTATATTTAGAGAGTGTATTGTCACTAAgctgctttaaaatgaatgagatAAAGGTATAAGGACAGCTGGGACAGGCTGGTGAGGCTTCCTCCTGTGCAACCACTTGGCCTACATTCAGTTGagtatatatcatattatttctACAGTAACCAATCTCGGTCAATGATTTTGTAACATTCACTGCTGTCATTCTCTCCTGGATATCTTACAGCAACAtattttggtgtatttgttCGCAGTGGCAGAGTTTTAAGACATATTAAGTCCCTGTCAGAAGCTCAGAAACATCTGTTGTGCGTCAGTACCTTCCTATATTGCACAAGCTTAGAGCTATACTGAAAGCTGCTCCAGACCAACACTGGTTAACACCAAGGATTAAAGACAGTTCTTTTCaaccccaccccccaccaccccccgGATTATTCCCCATGTCCGTGTATACTTTGACTTCCAACTGCGGCATGCACACTTGAGTTTTCGCTGTTCCTTTCCCTCTAATTTATGCCATAAACAAGACACATTTCTGGGTCATAAATTCACAGTCAGCTCTCTGGAGCATCAGCTAGCTTTGCAATTCATGCTCCCCCTCCTGCCTAGTGTGTAGCTGCTgcctctgtctcctgtctcccaGCACTGAGACACATCTGGACTCtgtcatatttcattttgttaaacatGGGGACGCAGCATACAAGCAATTATAGCTTAACCCAAGGGAGAAAGGTAGGGAGAGGAAGGCACACGTTGTAAGAGATGATGAATTTGGTGTTTTTGAATTTGCCTTCCTCTGACCTTACCTGCACTTTATGTGCAATTTGAAACTCAGAACACAGTTATATATTAATGCATTGTATTGTCCACCTAATTATCAGAGATATGCATATGCCGCAGAGGGTGCATGCACTTTATCTTTGCTGCAATACAAATTCTGTGATCATAGTGCAACAATTATATACTGTAGCAAAAATGCAACTGGCATCCGTATAATAGGTCATTAATAGACAAGTTTAATTCAGCTTGTTTTGTGTCCAAGCATgtaagaaaaaggagaaaaaaatgatctggAAGGGTTACGCACAGTATGATAAATGTCCTCAGCAGCCCTCCTTTTTCACGTTGCCCAATGGAAACGCAGTTGGCCCGCCCCTGCCGGTCTATTGTGAGACCGCGTTCAACTGGAAACCACTCTTCCAGACTCGGCACCAAAGTGGCGCACCACGACATGCACAGCTGAACGAGGAGTGCGCCTTTGAAGATGCTTGGTTGTCAAGCCACAATTTCTGGTAAGAGATCTCGatgttttatgatttcattttttttattttttatttttgtacctCCTGCGTCTTAACCCCCAACGTAACACCCGTGCTTCTTTTGGGTTTAATCTGATTGCACATTGTCTCCTACCAGGCTGTATCGAGGAAGAGCAGGGTTTAGGAAGTCTATTTATTGTGTAACAGAACAGGTTTAGTTGGGGAGCGTTATTTTGATCTCGAATAAATCGACGGACAAGAGTTTTGATGGCTTTAGACTTGAAATAATGCGCAATCTGGTCTAGTTTTATCCGTGAGATTAAAATAACGATTTTGTTGCAGTGTATGGATTTATCTCGGTCTGTCTTAGATATTTGATTGGCTACATCTGTCAAATATGCAAGAGACacgaagtaaaaaaaaaatgtggtggaATAAGCAATATTTCAAAGAAGGATCTATTTATCcagttaaacttttttttttttttttttttttgttacggCTCTGATGTTGGAATTAAATACCGATTTGTCATGAGTTTAAAGACTGAcatcatgttttaaataaaggtaTCATTATTACCACACAGCTCTGCCGTTATGAAAGCATGGGCTTCGTCAGGCCGTGGAAGAGGTGTGGATGTTTGTCATCTTGTCTGCACCTTGTGAgcccaaaaaaatacaatgtttggTTTTGTGCCTGAGCGAGATGCGTCGCTGTGGCTCTGGATATattcaggaggaggaggggggggggacctCCAGCCTCCAGCCTCCACACAGCACCTCGTATTTGCTTCAcgggttttttcttttttttttccccccaacagAAGGGAAACAGATGTAATGTCAACAGTCGATTACTCATGCATCATTGCGCGAAAATAGGCGCCCCCGCACTTTGGACGGACTGAGCGTCGAGACCGGCCTCCTCATTCATCTCCATCCTGCCAGACGAGcgagcagcttttttttttttttttttagtgagaCATAACCGAGGACATAACCGAGACATAACCGAGGAGTTGGCGGCGTACTGTTCAGCACCgcagacagagacacagtcCGACTTGTCCACACCCACTTCTGCTCCACGATACTGCTGCCCTTCTCCTCTTCCAAACATAGACAGAGGTCCGCCCACGCGTTATCAGTTTTAGTGCGGGTTGACGTGTGCTCTCGCCCGGGAGGCATTAGAGTGCTCATTGTAGGCGATGTAGTAGAGAGAAAGTCGTTATAAACAGCAGCTGAGTACAGGTGGGTTGTTTGCTGAGGCTCAGGTGCAGAGCCCTGTGCTCTACTTTTACGTGGGAACTGCCTGTAATAACTTGGATCATAAAGGGATGTCAAGGACTGTTGGGGTTGAGAGAGCAACACCCAGAGCAACCTCTAAAAACCTCTTTTTAATTGCTTCCCTGAAAGGAATTTATGGAATAAGTTATTCATGAACCTAAAGCCCTAAGTCATACACAATTAGGCATGATTAGTCAAATTAAATACCTAGCTATCAGcacaatgggggggggggggaatgctAGAGTCTTTTCTAATTAATCAGCCTTGTCTTCCGATTATCATTCGCAACATGTGGTTGGAGCTCATCAGCTGATGTCTGTAATCATGATAAGTGTTTGTGCCTTCATTGCCCCTTGGGCCAAAGCTACTAATATTGTGCTGCAtagtcataaaaacaaatgcaaacaccTGACGTGGCAAAGTCAGTGTTGGTGTGTTAACAAATGGCTAATAGCTCATATTTGCCCTTTGTGAGGTGCTGTGTATGTGAAGGGCGCTGTCATCTCGGAGCACGGCCGCGTTCGGTTGATGGGGAAGTGGATTTGGGTGGAAAGcgggaggagggatggagagttGGTGCAAGaaaaggagaggcagagagggatggagagtaTGGAAGCGAGAGTGAGGTGGAGAGAACATGCCCGCTGGCCTCCTGTCTtgacacattacattttcatagGCTGATTGCACCGGCACAGCTGAATATAGATAAATAGCACTCCTTGTCCTCCACTGTCAAGTTGggtttttgtctctgtttctcttgcGTCATTGTATTTATAGAtccagcatcagcatcagcagatGGATGTTATCTGTTGGTTTACTGACCATCTGAAGACTAATCTGCCTTTGGTGCAAAGAGGCAGTGTGTACTCTACCTGCAGTATAATCTCAGATACAGGGTCGGATTGATTCGCAAGTGGATCCTGGAACCTCCTCCCCTTTTCTTCCAACCCATTTTACCCCAGAAACCAATGAGCTGGAATATTAAAGCCCCTTAAAACTTAACTTTAAGTATTTCtctataacattaaatattcatgacaaaagagtaaaaaaacaacaactacaaaaaagGAGTTGTTGAGAGTTTAAACTCTTCAAAAAACTGCTTCAAGTCTATGTGGGTATTGTTTTAGCAGATTTGATTGACAAACAACCCACTAACTGTCATCAGATTTTGATTCAAATGTTGCAAAATCTTGATTGGTGCCTGGAAGTATGTGACATTGTGTTTTTCCAACTTAGTCCCTCTTATGTCAAACCGCTAAGAGGAGCATAGAGGAAAAAATAAGATATGTAAATAGTCTCTCAAAACTGTTCTTACTGTGGCAGAAATATGTGCGTTCATGTTGGACCCCAGCGCTGATAGTAAGATCTGACAGAGAAAAAGGTTTTCAGGGCCTCAGAAGGTATCAGAACTAGATCTTCACACCATAAAGCCCTTAACATTTCAGTTTATATCATGTTTTAATGGTGCTAATCACCAAACAAATGTAAGTAATTGTCACAGGGTGAACCTGGGGCCCGCGTAGTCCCTGAGGGTTAGTTGCCAGCTTTGGTTGATAATCCttgcatttataataataaatctggATTAAACGTGTAATCTCCCAGTGAAATGAACATATTCACTCCATGGTTCTAAATGTCTAAATCTTTTTCTTCTGATGTAAATCATGAAACTAATACCcactctttttctatttttgcgTCCTGCCAGGTTGAGTGACAAGCCTGCAGTCCCATCGCCACCATGATCGCCACCGGTGGCCTGCTGCGCATGAACAGGCGCCAGGATTCCCTCCGCTCTAAAAACCGGGCGGAAAACAAAAGGAAGCGGAAAtccaagaaaaagaagaagaacgatgtggtggtggtgaaggGGAAGCTCAACCTGTGCTCGCCGGCCGGGTTCGTGGCTGCTGTGGGAGTTGTAGTTCTCATGGTGGGGATTTCCATGGCCGTACTGGGCTACTGGCCCAGCCAAAGCCAGCAGCAGTACCAGGAGCGACGCAGAACTGGAGGATACCAGAGTAACAGGATGAGCTACTCCAAAAGTCAGCCTGTTTCCTCTAACTTGACCCGTGATAAGCCTGCCTCCGGACAGACCAGATTATCCAACCAGAGCCATTCTAACAGCAGCGCCCCTGACTCCTCCCCTAACTGTGGCTTCCTGTGTCACTTCCTGAATAACTACCTGTACTCAGACAATCTGAAAGTCTTTGGTCCGCTGGTGATGGGTATCGGCATATTCCTTTTCATCTGCGCCAATGCAGTCCTCCACGAAAACCGAGACAAGAAAACCAAAATCATCAACCTGAGGGACATCTACTCCACGGTTATAGATCTGCACAGCATACGGTCAAAGGAGTACTCGCCTCTCAACGGGTTGGTGAACTACACTCAGTCGAGGAGCGCTGAGGGCCAGTTGGGCTCGTTCCCTGCGAGCGGGATGCTTACTCGCAGCTCCTGGCCCTCCACAGGCCTCGGTTTCCAGGGTGAGTTGGGCGGCGAGGATGTTTTGAGACGGCCGTCGTTGGCCAGCAGGCCTCGGAGCTGGTCCAGAGACGTCCAGACCTTCACGGACACTGTCTACAGCATCTACAAAGACTACAGCAACAGCAGCGAGCAGGCCCCGCAGCCGCGACAGTGGGAGACCACCTCCATCGTCACCTCCTCTGTGAACGCTTTCACCCTCCCTGTGATCAAACTGAACAACTGTGAGGTGGAGGAGTCGGAGAGAGCGGAAGCGGAGGGACGCTCAGAGGAAGGGGTCGTCATTGAGGCGGCTGCTGAAACCATTAGCGAGGAAGGACAAACCAGCAGCAGTCCCACTCAAGAGACATTCACCAAGGACAAGGAATCCTCAACAACGGATTCCACCTCGCTGCATCAGAGCCTAGAGGAAGTAACCATAGACACAGCTGACCAACAGGGAGCGCCACAGGCTCAGCCTCAACCACCGTGGACCCAGCTGTTTCCTCCATCACCTGTTGCCAGGGCAATGGGGTCGCGACTGTCGCTCAACTCCCTCACAGATCAGCCCCGGTCTGTGCGCCGCTGCagcctgtctgtgtctgtgagtcGTCAAGGCGACAGAACCAGGCGCTTTAGCTACCCCCGTCTGGAGCGCTCTAACAGTAAGGGCTACAACAAACTGGCTGATCTGGGGGGCGAGTCCTTCGAAGCCCCCGACACGGACACTTCTTTAGTGGCAATGGAACATGAAGTAGCAACCGACAcagacgcagcagcagcagcagcagcagcggaggaggagggagctcAGGGAGAGGACAGTCTGGTGACATCCAGCA is a window of Anoplopoma fimbria isolate UVic2021 breed Golden Eagle Sablefish chromosome 3, Afim_UVic_2022, whole genome shotgun sequence DNA encoding:
- the LOC129089325 gene encoding transmembrane protein 200C; its protein translation is MIATGGLLRMNRRQDSLRSKNRAENKRKRKSKKKKKNDVVVVKGKLNLCSPAGFVAAVGVVVLMVGISMAVLGYWPSQSQQHNRMSYSKSQPVSSNLTRDKPASGQTRLSNQSHSNSSAPDSSPNCGFLCHFLNNYLYSDNLKVFGPLVMGIGIFLFICANAVLHENRDKKTKIINLRDIYSTVIDLHSIRSKEYSPLNGLVNYTQSRSAEGQLGSFPASGMLTRSSWPSTGLGFQGELGGEDVLRRPSLASRPRSWSRDVQTFTDTVYSIYKDYSNSSEQAPQPRQWETTSIVTSSVNAFTLPVIKLNNCEVEESERAEAEGRSEEGVVIEAAAETISEEGQTSSSPTQETFTKDKESSTTDSTSLHQSLEEVTIDTADQQGAPQAQPQPPWTQLFPPSPVARAMGSRLSLNSLTDQPRSVRRCSLSVSVSRQGDRTRRFSYPRLERSNSKGYNKLADLGGESFEAPDTDTSLVAMEHEVATDTDAAAAAAAAEEEGAQGEDSLVTSSTSAES